One Pseudobutyrivibrio xylanivorans genomic window, GGTCCATAGCATGCGCCACCAGCACATGGACCCATGATAACGGCAATCTGTGGAATCTTTCCGCTGGCTCTTGTATGTCTAAGGAACATGTCTCCGTAGCCATCCAAACCACTTATGCCCTCTTCCATTCGAGCTCCACCCGAATCATTTATGGTTATAAATGGTGCTTTCGATTGAAAAGCCATATCCATTATTCTGACAATCTTTCGGCTGTGATACTCACCATAGGTTCCACCCATTACCGTGAAATCTTCTGCTGCCACATAAACTGGAACTCCATTGATTGTCCCAAAACCTGTAACTACACCATCGCCTGGAAGTTTCTTTTTATCCATCCCCATATCAGTGAAGCGGGATTCTACCAAAGATCCAACTTCTTGGAATGAACCTTCGTCAAAGAGGTAGCTGATTCGCTCCCATACTGTAAGTTTCCCCTTTGCATGCTGGGCTTCAACTCTCTTTTCTCCACCGCCAGCTTTTGCCTTTGCACGTCGTTGTTTTAGGTCCTCTATGTATTTTGGATTCCATTGTTCTTTAGACATTTCTTGGTTGCCTACCTTTTTCTTTACAATAATCTACAAAACTTTCCATTGTTGCGCTTGTTGCTGAGCTAATACCCTCACGCTTTAGCACGACCTTAACGGTATCTATTATTATCTTTACATCGCCCAAGAAGGTAATGTTGTTAACGTAATCGACATCCATAGCGAATTTATCATCCCAGTCTACAGTGTTACGTCCATGGGCCTGAGCATAACCTGTGAGTCCTGGACGAACATCGTGCCTGTGTGATTGTTCTTCGGAATACCATGGAAGGTATTGCGGTAGCAGTGGACGGGGCCCTACCACCGACATAGATTGACCTACGATGTTAAATAATTCTGGCAGCTCATCCAGTGAAGTCGCTCTCAGGAATTGGCCATATGGAATAAGACGGTCCTCATCAGGAAGCAAATTCCCATCTGCATCTTTTTCATTTGTCATTGTTCGAAACTTTATTAGTTTAAATATCTTCTCATCTTTACCAGGCCGTTCCTGGGTAAAGAACGGATTGCCTTTCATCTTTATTGCCCCCACTATAGTAAGTACTAATAAAAGCGGGCTTAAAATAATAATTGCCAAGAGAGCTATTATAGTATCTAAAATTTGTTTGACGTATTTTTCGTACATTCTCCTCTCCCTACAATTATCAAGTTTTTTGCATTCAAAAAGGAACCACAATATGTGGTTCCTGTCTGTTATTTACCTAATGAATTATCTATTTGTTCTTTAACAGTTCCTCAAGTTTACGCTTAAGTTCCTCATTCTCTGCTTTAACTTCCTCATAAGCCTGCTCAGCCTCAGCACATCTCTTTTCTAAACGTTCCTTGTAAAGCTTTGCATCATTCTCACATCTAATCTGATCCTGACGAGCCTTTAAAAGCTGTCTTGCATGCTCCTCAGCTGTGACTTCATATACTGTTTTAGAAGCTTCATCTATTATTGGCATTTCTTTTGCTAACATATGAATCTCCTCCCACTTTGTCGAGGCGAAAATCTCAAAAAAAGAACTGCATCTGCACAGTTCCTAAAAGCCGAGCTTCGCCACTGTCGCGGTATTTCCCCAAACATTACTCACCCCGGCAAAGCAATCCTTATATCCGATTCCACCATACTGTCAGCATGTACTAATCAATATGTGGCGCCTTCATTTAGATATTGCTTATAACTAATACCAATTATAGTGGTTATTGAAGTGTGATGCAATAAAGACACAGTTTATTCACAAAAGGAATCCATATTTGTCAGACAATACTCTATGTTAAAAAAAGAGCCTCCAGCCTAGCTGGAAGCTCTACATATTTCATCTGCATTTATTTCAACTTTTGCAATGGTACCAAACATTGGCACATTTAGAATCACAGTGCCACGGCGTGGTCTGATTTCAGATACCTCTAGTGATGAATCTCCATATATCCCGCTGGTTACAGTCACCCTATCGCCAACAGTATATCCCAGGAAATTTCCCACATCACTTTTAATCTTTGGCTCCGCACCAAGCTTCGCCTTGCCCTGTTCTATCCAGCCTATCTTTCCATCTGTATCAAGCCACAAGCCAAACTTTATCTGTCTCATTCTGCCAAGCATGAAAAACTCTATAATTGCACGTCTGTGTGGCAGGTCAACCTTCACTATCTTATCTGTGTAATCTGAAAGTGCTCCAATCACACGATCAAGCTTGCCATTTTTATTGCGGTGAACATAGCTGACACGCATTATGCCATCATCCAAAATATTATCAAAGAATTCCTGCTCCTCAGGGTAAAGAGGTGTAAAGCAACGCTTTCCCTTATCCTCTATCGAAAGCAGCTTGCTCTTCTTAGGGATTTTCCTCAAGCCCTCGTAGAACTCCTCCGGAGTATCGGTATCCACAAACAGATATCCTGGAAACATTTTCTTTACGCTAATATTTCCAACCCCATCTTTACGCCAAACATCCTCAAAAAGAGGAACAAAGCATTTTTTATATAAACGCTTATCTACACAAGAGTTAACCCAAATGCAGATTTCGTTCTCTTTGCCCGCCAATGTCTGAATAACATACCACATTTTTATGCCTTCTCCCCAGTATTCTTTCAATTCATAATATTTATTCTAACATTTCTGATAATGTGGAGCAACTTTTGTAGGGGGAAAGGCAGCGTAAATTTGTACTCGGAAATCACAGAAAAGACTATCCCTGTGTTTTTGTGACAAGAATTAGATTTGTGATTATCTTACTATTTTTCTATTCTAAAAGGAAGCCCTGCTCCGCAAGCCTCTGATTTTGGTTTAAAAGCCGTACTTTTTTGTACGACAATTAATCCTTCGTTTGCTTGTTGATATTTTATCTGCCTTGAAATGGGTGTCAAGGACTTCAGCCTTCGGTGCGTAGCATCCTTGACTCCCATTTCTGGGCAGATACACTGTAAATCAAGCAAATGAAAGATTAGATCCGTGCGTAGCACTTTATTAAAGGCAACACCGTCAGGTGTTGTTCCCTTTTTACAGCTTTCCATTCAACATAAACAATAACTGTTTACTATTTTGAACACTCATACTTGAATGAATTGCCTCTGAATATTTACCGTATTCTCGCAATAGCTGACTTCTCTTGTTTTTTTCTGATGCCAGGACATCATTAGCAGTCAATATAACTTTTTCTGCCCCCGCTGCCATCGGCAGTTCTTCTTTTTGGAATTTTGCAAGTTCTAACATGTCTTCATCGTTATAATAATACTCACGCAGATGAGCCATCTGATTTGCTCCATGTTTACTCCAGCCCATCGCTTGCGTACTCATTCTACTGGATAACACATGATATACATGCCCTTCTGCCGAACAGGCCAACACTCCTTCATGCTTTCTTAATCGATATTTAGCTGCATTCCAATTTGAACTTATGTAATCAGCTGAAGCCGATATTTTTGCAAGTATATTTTCTGAAGAAGTGTATTCTTTTAATCTATCAACCAGTTTTAGAAAATCAGCATTTGTTTTGCTTTTTATCGTTTTATATATTTCAATCCTTACATCATCTTTAGAATCCTTCATGTGTGAAATTATTCTAGAAACATGCTCTGATATATGAAATTCATCTAATACAAATGTTACATTGGCTAAACCTCTATATCCAGTTTTTATCCATGCTCCTCCGTCAGCATTTATATATATTTTCTTTATTTTTTCTACATCATATGTTGCCTCTACATAATCAAAAACTTCCTTCCATAGCTCCTTATTGTCCTGTTCATCTCCACGGCAAAAATAGTGTGTTCCAACAAGTCTATTTCGTTTACTTCTAGGTGCTTCAGGCTCTATTCCTTCAAATACGTAGATAATCTTATTAATAGCACCATTTAGCTTTCTACCGTAATCGTTGTATTCTAAATCACCACGTTGTTCTTTAAACTGAAGATGATAGTGATCCTCGTCTGCGTCTATGTATAAATAATCCACTTCCTTTTTTATTTCAGGAATCTGGAAATTCTTTGGGAATTTTGTCTTATGAAGCAAATTTTTTACAGTTGTTTTAGTAACTCCTTCAGGAATAGATGCAACCTCTCCAGCCTTCCGATATGAAGTCTGAACAGCTTCACTATAAATGTTCGCCATAACGTCTTCTGTCATCTGCTGATTATCGCCTAGACCAATCAACTTATCTAACAGGTAGCATAATTCTTCCTTCTCATCTGAATTTGAGTTCTTTGAAACGTAAAGTGCTCTTGTAAAAGTAACTCTTCCAAGTGTTGTAAGAATCTGTCTGGCATCTGCCTTATGCTCTACATTCCATAAGCGTTTTCTCTTAGGTAATTCCTTTAAAAGTGTATCCATTTCCTGCAGCACAGACTGAATGAACAATCGTCCCAACTCATCTGTTTCCTTCTTAGTTGCAATGACCAGTTCAGCTAACGATTGTGGATTCTTATAAAAATCAATCTTAGCATCATATAAATTTGTGATGAAAACATCTGCGAAATACTTTATAATTTCTTCCATAAAAGAACATCCTCCCTTGTTAGTATAGTTTCGCAAACCAATATCTTATCACAAAGAAGGATGTTCTTTTTATTTGTTTAATTTTCCGATAAAAATTTTACTCTAGCGTTATCTTCACACTTTTTTCAGAATTAGCATTTCTTCTATGAATGATAAATTGTTTATCGATAGCTCTATCTAGTTAACACAAATGCCTTCATGTTATAGTTCTCTATGAAACATAATTTTATGCTTTCGTAGAGAAATATAACATCATAATTACGCATGGGGCTTTCCACCACCATGATGTAACTTTTTCCATTTATTGGTTTACTTCAAGATATCTTCTAGGTCACTTCAAAGTCAACTTCAATAATTTCAAGAAGGCTGAAGCAGAGCAAGATTTTATAATTGAGGTTAATCATAGATGCTTTAAATAAAAAATCAAGGGACAATCCATTCAAAATAGACTGTCCCTTTCAAGTCATAACATTACACTCTAACCATTTCAGGATTAGTTTTATAATATGATGCTCGGCCTTCTTTATTGAAAATAAGATAACCTGTATCTACCATATTTCCCAAAATATTCTTTCGCAAATATGTTGAATCTGATATACCAAGAACTTCTGCTATTTCAGCCACTTTACGAGCCTTGTAATAACAGAAGGATAATACCTGTGCGTCATAGCTAGTTCCATTTGGGACAGGCACAAATTCCACAATCGGATTTTCAGAATTATCAATACCACCTTCATATGTCAAGTCTGGCAGAACCAGTGTAAAATGATCTGATGAAGAACATATATAAGGCTTGTGTAAGTCATCTTCTCCTTCATATTCTTCTATTATCTTGTCAAATCCAGTACCTGCGGCTTCCATTACATTACATCTAACTAAAACACTTGATATTATCTCGTTTCTTCGTTTCGAAATAATTTGTGACAAATCGTATGTTTTCCCCATCTTTTCTCCATGATAGAAACCTCCTGGAGAGGATATCTCTAATCTATCCTTAAACATATCAACCTGAATTTGAGTTCCATCCAGATAATAATCTCTATGCGCTACAGCATTTATTACTCCTTCAAACAAAGCTCTTTCTGGGTAAGCATCTATATTTATACGTCCATCACCAAGCTTTTTTATTGATCTGTTCATCCTCTGATGAACAAACTCCAAAATGTACTCAATAACGGAAGTTATATTCCCACAATATCTATTAATTGTTATTATTCTTTCGCTTCCCTTATTAAATCCCGAAAATAGTGAGCACTGAACCTGTGTTTTATCTCCATCATACCCATCAGCAAATAAAGTTGCCCCATTGCTAAGCTTATTATTCTCATCAAAAAATCCCATAGACTTAAACGCCTTATCAGTAATATGCGGATTTTTTTCATTATGTTTTGCACAAAAGTCTTGTAACTGTTGAAAATTATTAGGATCATATTCCTCATCTGAATATAAGACATCATACTGGGTGTTCTTGCTCTTTATACTCATTTCTATGATTTCTTCATAGGTAGCACCATTTGTAAAACCATCTCTTCTCATAAAAATAGATGGGATTCCCTTATATTTCAACACAACCGGCTTAACCTTTGATTCTGGAACATTCACTTGAATAATATAACGTTCCTTATCCTTAACTTTATACTGAAGAAAAGAAATGTGCAGCTCTGGCCTTGGGATAAGATGCTCATTTACTTGGTTATTAAAATAGTTTCGCTCATTATCCACGTCTTCTCTATCAAAACCAATAAGCCTATTACTTTTATCTTCTACACCTATATAGAAATTTCCACCCTCAGCATTAGCAAATCCAGCTATTGTTTTGAGCCACCCCAGTACATCTTCGCGATTTAACTTACTTTTACACTCATATTTTGAACTTTCAATCAACAATCCATTGACTAATTCTTCTAAAATCATAATATCTCCTCGCTAAGATTAATAGTTTACTTCTTGTTACTTCAACTTTACTTCAAGGTCACTTCAAAGTCAACTTCAATATAACTTCAAAGTCAGCTTCAATAACTTCAAAATCAACTACATTGCTGAAGTTTCCATAAATTTAAAAGTCGAGAATCTTTCCAGAATTGTCTGTCACCTTCATGAGTGATACAATTAAATTCATATTATTGGGAATACGAATTTCCTAAAGGGGGTTAAGGTTTATGAATAAATACGACTTTAGTAGTGACACTAGATTTGCAGGGTTAGAGCCTCTTGTGAACAAGGTTTGGCTTGCT contains:
- a CDS encoding sugar transferase, with protein sequence MYEKYVKQILDTIIALLAIIILSPLLLVLTIVGAIKMKGNPFFTQERPGKDEKIFKLIKFRTMTNEKDADGNLLPDEDRLIPYGQFLRATSLDELPELFNIVGQSMSVVGPRPLLPQYLPWYSEEQSHRHDVRPGLTGYAQAHGRNTVDWDDKFAMDVDYVNNITFLGDVKIIIDTVKVVLKREGISSATSATMESFVDYCKEKGRQPRNV
- a CDS encoding transcription termination/antitermination NusG family protein; this encodes MWYVIQTLAGKENEICIWVNSCVDKRLYKKCFVPLFEDVWRKDGVGNISVKKMFPGYLFVDTDTPEEFYEGLRKIPKKSKLLSIEDKGKRCFTPLYPEEQEFFDNILDDGIMRVSYVHRNKNGKLDRVIGALSDYTDKIVKVDLPHRRAIIEFFMLGRMRQIKFGLWLDTDGKIGWIEQGKAKLGAEPKIKSDVGNFLGYTVGDRVTVTSGIYGDSSLEVSEIRPRRGTVILNVPMFGTIAKVEINADEICRASS
- a CDS encoding ISLre2 family transposase codes for the protein MEEIIKYFADVFITNLYDAKIDFYKNPQSLAELVIATKKETDELGRLFIQSVLQEMDTLLKELPKRKRLWNVEHKADARQILTTLGRVTFTRALYVSKNSNSDEKEELCYLLDKLIGLGDNQQMTEDVMANIYSEAVQTSYRKAGEVASIPEGVTKTTVKNLLHKTKFPKNFQIPEIKKEVDYLYIDADEDHYHLQFKEQRGDLEYNDYGRKLNGAINKIIYVFEGIEPEAPRSKRNRLVGTHYFCRGDEQDNKELWKEVFDYVEATYDVEKIKKIYINADGGAWIKTGYRGLANVTFVLDEFHISEHVSRIISHMKDSKDDVRIEIYKTIKSKTNADFLKLVDRLKEYTSSENILAKISASADYISSNWNAAKYRLRKHEGVLACSAEGHVYHVLSSRMSTQAMGWSKHGANQMAHLREYYYNDEDMLELAKFQKEELPMAAGAEKVILTANDVLASEKNKRSQLLREYGKYSEAIHSSMSVQNSKQLLFMLNGKL
- a CDS encoding ATP-binding protein, coding for MILEELVNGLLIESSKYECKSKLNREDVLGWLKTIAGFANAEGGNFYIGVEDKSNRLIGFDREDVDNERNYFNNQVNEHLIPRPELHISFLQYKVKDKERYIIQVNVPESKVKPVVLKYKGIPSIFMRRDGFTNGATYEEIIEMSIKSKNTQYDVLYSDEEYDPNNFQQLQDFCAKHNEKNPHITDKAFKSMGFFDENNKLSNGATLFADGYDGDKTQVQCSLFSGFNKGSERIITINRYCGNITSVIEYILEFVHQRMNRSIKKLGDGRINIDAYPERALFEGVINAVAHRDYYLDGTQIQVDMFKDRLEISSPGGFYHGEKMGKTYDLSQIISKRRNEIISSVLVRCNVMEAAGTGFDKIIEEYEGEDDLHKPYICSSSDHFTLVLPDLTYEGGIDNSENPIVEFVPVPNGTSYDAQVLSFCYYKARKVAEIAEVLGISDSTYLRKNILGNMVDTGYLIFNKEGRASYYKTNPEMVRV